From a region of the Theobroma cacao cultivar B97-61/B2 chromosome 8, Criollo_cocoa_genome_V2, whole genome shotgun sequence genome:
- the LOC18592949 gene encoding NAC domain-containing protein 30 isoform X1, translating to MFFRSRSTMELESCVPPGFRFHPTEEELVGYYLRRKINSLKIDLDVIIDIDLYKMEPWDIQGRCKLGYDEQSEWYFFSHKDRKYPTGTRTNRATAAGFWKATGRDKAVLSKNKIIGMRKTLVFYRGRAPNGRKTDWIMHEYRLQTFEHGPPQEEGWVVCRAFRKPSPNQRQGFEAWNHAYYIRDNSHVRPPMSISDIVSTSHHLHPNEGSSFHDQSYGSEQELVSNHNVLDSQQVIELPQLDSPTTVSPSLAAKEGFQRNFVTNYEDCEEEKSNNSSQYIDWKHLDNFLASQLTDTTSYPYQTAPLIPQNYELDAQEHVSHLLGCFPGS from the exons ATGTTTTTCAGGAGTAGATCCACGATGGAGCTGGAGTCATGCGTGCCACCAGGCTTTAGATTTCATCCCACTGAGGAAGAACTAGTAGGTTATTACCTCAGGAGAAAGATTAACTCTCTGAAAATTGATCTAGATGTTATTATCGACATTGATCTTTACAAGATGGAGCCATGGGATATCCAAG GTAGATGTAAGCTAGGGTACGATGAACAAAGCGAGTGGTATTTCTTCAGTCATAAAGACAGGAAGTATCCAACAGGAACACGGACTAATAGAGCCACTGCAGCTGGATTTTGGAAGGCAACAGGGAGGGACAAAGCTGTTCTTTCAAAGAATAAAATCATAGGGATGAGAAAGACTCTGGTTTTCTACAGGGGTCGTGCACCTAATGGGAGGAAGACAGATTGGATCATGCACGAGTATCGACTCCAAACTTTTGAACATGGACCGCCACAG GAAGAAGGGTGGGTGGTCTGCCGGGCATTTAGAAAGCCAAGTCCTAATCAAAGGCAAGGCTTTGAAGCATGGAACCATGCTTACTATATCAGAGATAACAGCCATGTTAGGCCTCCAATGTCAATTTCAGATATAGTAAGTACATCTCATCATCTTCATCCGAATGAAGGatcaagttttcatgatcaaTCCTATGGTTCGGAGCAAGAGCTTGTTTCCAACCACAATGTCTTGGACAGCCAACAAGTCATTGAACTCCCACAACTGGATAGCCCCACTACTGTTTCACCAAGTTTGGCAGCAAAAGAAGGTTTCCAGCGGAATTTCGTAACAAATTATGAGgattgtgaagaagaaaagagcaaTAACAGTAGCCAATACATTGACTGGAAGCACTTGGACAATTTTCTTGCCTCACAGCTGACTGATACAACATCTTATCCATATCAAACTGCGCCACTAATACCCCAAAACTACGAGCTAGATGCTCAAGAACACGTTAGCCACCTGCTTGGTTGCTTCCCTGGATCATAG
- the LOC18592949 gene encoding NAC domain-containing protein 30 isoform X2, whose translation MELESCVPPGFRFHPTEEELVGYYLRRKINSLKIDLDVIIDIDLYKMEPWDIQGRCKLGYDEQSEWYFFSHKDRKYPTGTRTNRATAAGFWKATGRDKAVLSKNKIIGMRKTLVFYRGRAPNGRKTDWIMHEYRLQTFEHGPPQEEGWVVCRAFRKPSPNQRQGFEAWNHAYYIRDNSHVRPPMSISDIVSTSHHLHPNEGSSFHDQSYGSEQELVSNHNVLDSQQVIELPQLDSPTTVSPSLAAKEGFQRNFVTNYEDCEEEKSNNSSQYIDWKHLDNFLASQLTDTTSYPYQTAPLIPQNYELDAQEHVSHLLGCFPGS comes from the exons ATGGAGCTGGAGTCATGCGTGCCACCAGGCTTTAGATTTCATCCCACTGAGGAAGAACTAGTAGGTTATTACCTCAGGAGAAAGATTAACTCTCTGAAAATTGATCTAGATGTTATTATCGACATTGATCTTTACAAGATGGAGCCATGGGATATCCAAG GTAGATGTAAGCTAGGGTACGATGAACAAAGCGAGTGGTATTTCTTCAGTCATAAAGACAGGAAGTATCCAACAGGAACACGGACTAATAGAGCCACTGCAGCTGGATTTTGGAAGGCAACAGGGAGGGACAAAGCTGTTCTTTCAAAGAATAAAATCATAGGGATGAGAAAGACTCTGGTTTTCTACAGGGGTCGTGCACCTAATGGGAGGAAGACAGATTGGATCATGCACGAGTATCGACTCCAAACTTTTGAACATGGACCGCCACAG GAAGAAGGGTGGGTGGTCTGCCGGGCATTTAGAAAGCCAAGTCCTAATCAAAGGCAAGGCTTTGAAGCATGGAACCATGCTTACTATATCAGAGATAACAGCCATGTTAGGCCTCCAATGTCAATTTCAGATATAGTAAGTACATCTCATCATCTTCATCCGAATGAAGGatcaagttttcatgatcaaTCCTATGGTTCGGAGCAAGAGCTTGTTTCCAACCACAATGTCTTGGACAGCCAACAAGTCATTGAACTCCCACAACTGGATAGCCCCACTACTGTTTCACCAAGTTTGGCAGCAAAAGAAGGTTTCCAGCGGAATTTCGTAACAAATTATGAGgattgtgaagaagaaaagagcaaTAACAGTAGCCAATACATTGACTGGAAGCACTTGGACAATTTTCTTGCCTCACAGCTGACTGATACAACATCTTATCCATATCAAACTGCGCCACTAATACCCCAAAACTACGAGCTAGATGCTCAAGAACACGTTAGCCACCTGCTTGGTTGCTTCCCTGGATCATAG